Proteins encoded by one window of Homalodisca vitripennis isolate AUS2020 unplaced genomic scaffold, UT_GWSS_2.1 ScUCBcl_6470;HRSCAF=13694, whole genome shotgun sequence:
- the LOC124373819 gene encoding LOW QUALITY PROTEIN: cadherin-99C-like (The sequence of the model RefSeq protein was modified relative to this genomic sequence to represent the inferred CDS: deleted 2 bases in 2 codons), with protein MWLTFLCLCFILDKSFGQDRARNESERFTTTTTLTVNVKDDDDQDPSFIYRGCMSVDGACVNPEYHATVSSGVVAGILSISPEKIQAVDMDTNNSPILYSFLSGSPGSFRDYFEINPTTGAVRQTKAVDTSVTKKFEIIVKAEENSPSRRFATAKLSVLVRPVDVNPPVIVASATDGLVSENAPVGTKILDDEGNPLQLRVSDPDLGPDDPKPSYDFEVTTNFFHIDEEGYLVVGEENLDRDPPSPGKFRFQVVARESHGTAASAPVTFTVALIDVNDNAPHLPMIPPITIQAGEGRRQVVKVEATDNDLGENAKISYSIYHISNNGRNKFKIDPQSGAIEANGKLNAGEQYSITVQATDSGGKSSQTIVEVTVVPGPNTRSPVFQETSYQVTISEGAPINSTVLHVVATDPENEPVTYSIVSGNDLRQFAINDKTGVITVIRKLDREDLTRYQMLIKAEDEGGLSSTATVNIIVSDINDKNPEFEDLPYEFTVREGVDKLFVGQVRAKDNDEGINANVTYSLPTDVPFTIDTITGNITTNTALDYEKVKEYKFVVTAQDGAPDPRIATATVTVHVTDVEDEMPIFPKTVYNATVPENVANFVVAQVKAEDPDTNKKVTYVIKQGPLDLFKIDPTTGEIRTARGLDYETENQYALVIGTEENPSLRPGATTKVLVTVEDQNDIPPVFLTILTKPIVLNDDTEIGALVTTLTASDADGTAPNNIVHYDIVGRGEAKRFFEINPDNGELRVKEDFRKEPDNEYEVEVRAFDDGEPQLSTTMTVPIYIRRTTTVTPDIGPGFADSLYTVEVKEDTKPNTTIKTFTIIKNPKQPKNLPLHCSVTKGNVGGKYSRIHQLIVFTLHTVTCTIMKTTTKSSIPLFSQ; from the exons ATGTGGTTAACGTTtctgtgtttgtgttttattctGGACAAAAGTTTTGGACAA GATCGAGCCAGAAACGAGTCGGAGAGGTTCACCACGACAACAACTTTGACAGTGAACGTGAAGGACGATGATGATCAGGACCCCTCTTTCATCTACCGAGGCTGCATGTCGGTGGACGGCGCCTGTGTCAACCCAGAGTACCATGCGACC GTGTCCAGTGGGGTGGTGGCTGGAATACTGTCAATATCTCCAGAAAAGATCCAGGCAGTTGACATGGACACCAACAACTCTCCCATC CTTTATAGCTTCCTCTCCGGCAGTCCTGGGTCCTTCAGGGACTACTTCGAGATCAACCCCACAACTGGGGCAGTTCGCCAGACCAAGGCTGTTGATACATCTGTCACCAAGAAGTTTGAAATTATTGTCAAG gCAGAGGAAAACTCGCCAAGCAGAAGATTTGCAACGGCCAAATTATCTGTGTTGGTGAGGCCTGTAGATGTGAACCCTCCAGTGATCGTAGCTTCCGCCACTGACGGTCTTGTCAGTGAAAACGCACCAGTTGGGACAAAAATACTAGATGATGAAGGCAATCCTCTTCAACTGAGAGTATCAGATCCTGACTTG GGCCCTGATGATCCCAAGCCTTCTTATGATTTTGAAGTAACAACAAACTTCTTCCACATTGATGAAGAAGGATACCTTGTCGTGGGAGAAGAAAATTTAGACAGAGATCCACCAAGTCCAGGGAAATTCAGGTTTCAG GTTGTGGCTCGAGAAAGTCATGGCACTGCTGCAAGTGCTCCTGTGACTTTCACCGTTGCGCTGATTGATGTCAACGACAATGCTCCACACTTACCGATGATTCCACCCATCACAATCCAAGCAGGAGAGGGCCGTCGCCAGGTTGTTAAAGTGGAAGCGACTGATAACGATCTCGGTGAAAACGCCAAGATTTCGTATAGCATCTACCATATATCCAACAATGGACGGAACAAGTTTAAAATTGATCCACAGTCTGGAGCTATTGAGGCAAATGGCAAGCTGAACGCTGGAGAGCAGTACAGCATCACTGTACAG GCCACCGACAGTGGGGGCAAGTCCAGTCAGACGATCGTGGAGGTGACAGTAGTACCAGGTCCCAACACCAGGAGTCCTGTGTTTCAAGAGACTTCTTACCAGGTCACTATCAGTGAAGGGGCTCCCATCAATTCGACTGTGCTTCATGTGGTG GCTACTGATCCGGAAAACGAGCCAGTTACTTATTCTATAGTCTCTGGAAACGATCTGCGCCAATTTGCCATCAATGATAAGACTGGAGTTATTACTGTGATAAGGAAACTAGACAGAGAAGATCTGACAAGATATCAGATG CTTATAAAAGCGGAAGATGAAGGTGGGCTCTCTAGTACTGCGACAGTGAACATTATAGTGAGTGACATCAATGACAAAAACCCTGAGTTTGAAGACTTGCCATATGAGTTCACTGTGAGAGAAGGTGTGGATAAACTGTTTGTGGGTCAAGTAAGAGCTAAAGATAACGATGAAGGAATCAATGCCAATGTCACCTACTCTCTTCCCACAGATGTACCTTTTACCATTGATACGATTACCGGAAATATTACTACCAACACTGCTCTCGACTATGAAAAAGTTAAG GAATACAAATTTGTGGTGACAGCCCAAGATGGCGCTCCAGATCCAAGAATTGCCACTGCCACAGTTACTGTTCATGTCACTGATGTAGAAGATGAAATGCCAATCTTTCCAAAGACTGTTTACAACGCAACTGTTCCCGAAAATGTTGCTAACTTCGTCGTTGCACAAGTGAAG GCAGAGGATCCAGACACAAACAAAAAAGTAACCTATGTCATCAAACAAGGACCTCTGGACCTCTTCAAGATTGATCCAACAACTGGTGAGATCAGGACAGCAAGAGGTTTGGATTATGAAACCGAGAACCAGTATGCACTTGTAATTGGTACAGAAGAGAATCCCAGTCTGAGACCTGGAGCAACTACAAAAGTCCTGGTTACTGTTGAG GATCAAAACGACATACCTCCTGTGTTTTTAACGATTCTGACTAAACCAATTGTTCTAAATGATGACACTGAGATTGGGGCTCTGGTCACAACACTGACAGCCTCAGATGCAGATGGTACAGCTCCAAATAACATT gttcaTTATGATATTGTTGGGAGAGGAGAAgcaaaaagattttttgaaattaatcCTGACAATGGAGAACTTCGGGTTAAAGAGGACTTCAGAAAAGAACCTGACAATGAGTATGAG GTGGAAGTGAGAGCGTTTGATGATGGAGAACCTCAGTTGTCAACGACTATGACAGTACCAATCTATATACGAAGAACAACAACTGTCACCCCTGACATCGGGCCAGGATTTGCAGACAGCCTGTACACCGTAGAAGTCAAGGAGGATACCAAACCAAACAccactataaaaact tttacaataatcaaGAATCCAAAACAGCCTAAAAATCTCCCACTACACTGTTCAGTCACTAAGGGGAATGTTGGAGGTAAGTACAGTAGGATACACCAGTTAATTGTCTTTACTCTACATACTGTAACATGTACTATCATGAAAACAACCACAAAATCTTCCATTCCACTGTTTAGTCAGTAA